From one Nonomuraea polychroma genomic stretch:
- a CDS encoding acetyl/propionyl/methylcrotonyl-CoA carboxylase subunit alpha codes for MRKVLIANRGEIAVRVARACKDAGIASVAVYADQDLDALHARVADEAYALGGQSPAETYLDIAKLLDVASRSGAEAVHPGYGFLAENAAFAEAVIDAGLIWIGPPPAAIAALGDKVQARHIAQKVGAPLVAGTKDPVSGVGEVVAFAEEHGLPIAIKAAYGGGGRGLKVARTLEEIPDLYDSAVREAVAAFGRGECFVERYLDRPRHVETQCLADAHGSVVVVSTRDCSLQRRHQKLVEEAPAPFLSAEQEALLRDSSKAILREAGYVGAGTCEFLVGQDGTVSFLEVNTRLQVEHPVTEEVVGIDLVREMFRIADGEPLGYDDPPLRGHSIEFRVNAEDAGRGFLPAPGTITGWRAPSGPGVRLDSGYEQGETVPGAFDSLLAKLIVTGRTRQEALERSRRALAEFEISGMPTVLPFHRAVVADPAFTSAPFSVHTRWIETEWDNTIPPYAEEVAATEAPSRETVTVEVGGKRLEVVLPAGLGTSAATPAANKAPHRRGGGAAKKSAAGGDSLVSPMQGTIVKLVAADGDTVHEGDTVVVLEAMKMEQPLAAHKSGTITGLTAAVGQTVTSGAVICEIKDS; via the coding sequence GTGCGGAAGGTTCTGATCGCCAACCGCGGCGAGATCGCCGTACGGGTGGCCCGTGCGTGCAAGGACGCCGGCATCGCCAGCGTGGCGGTCTACGCCGACCAGGACCTCGACGCACTGCACGCCAGGGTGGCCGATGAGGCCTACGCGCTGGGTGGACAGTCCCCTGCCGAGACCTACCTCGACATCGCCAAGCTGCTCGACGTGGCGTCCCGCTCGGGCGCCGAGGCCGTGCATCCCGGGTACGGCTTCCTGGCCGAGAACGCCGCCTTCGCCGAGGCCGTCATCGACGCGGGCCTGATCTGGATCGGGCCGCCCCCGGCCGCGATCGCCGCGCTCGGGGACAAGGTGCAGGCCAGGCACATCGCGCAGAAGGTCGGCGCGCCGCTCGTCGCGGGCACCAAGGACCCGGTGTCCGGGGTCGGCGAGGTGGTGGCGTTCGCCGAGGAGCACGGGCTGCCGATCGCGATCAAGGCCGCGTACGGCGGCGGCGGGCGCGGGCTGAAGGTCGCCCGGACCCTGGAGGAGATCCCCGACCTGTACGACAGCGCGGTACGCGAGGCGGTGGCGGCCTTCGGGCGCGGCGAGTGCTTCGTCGAGCGTTACCTGGACCGGCCCCGCCACGTCGAGACCCAGTGCCTGGCCGACGCGCACGGCTCCGTGGTCGTGGTCTCCACCCGCGACTGCTCGCTGCAGCGCCGCCACCAGAAGCTGGTGGAGGAGGCGCCGGCGCCGTTCCTGTCGGCCGAGCAGGAAGCGCTGCTGCGCGACAGCTCCAAGGCCATCCTGCGGGAGGCGGGATATGTCGGGGCCGGGACGTGCGAGTTCCTCGTCGGCCAGGACGGCACGGTCTCGTTCCTGGAGGTCAACACCCGCCTGCAGGTCGAGCACCCGGTGACCGAGGAGGTCGTCGGCATCGACCTCGTACGGGAGATGTTCCGCATCGCCGACGGCGAGCCCCTGGGCTACGACGACCCGCCCCTGCGCGGCCACTCCATCGAGTTCCGCGTCAACGCCGAGGACGCCGGGCGGGGCTTCCTGCCCGCCCCCGGCACCATCACCGGCTGGCGCGCTCCCTCCGGTCCCGGCGTGCGCCTGGACTCCGGTTATGAGCAGGGCGAGACGGTGCCCGGAGCGTTCGACTCGCTGCTGGCCAAGTTGATCGTGACCGGGCGCACCCGGCAGGAGGCGTTGGAGCGCTCGCGGCGGGCGCTGGCGGAGTTCGAGATCTCCGGGATGCCGACGGTGCTGCCGTTCCACCGGGCGGTCGTCGCCGACCCGGCTTTCACGTCCGCGCCGTTCTCCGTGCACACGCGGTGGATCGAGACCGAGTGGGACAACACGATCCCGCCATACGCGGAGGAGGTGGCCGCGACCGAGGCCCCGTCGCGCGAGACGGTGACGGTCGAGGTCGGCGGCAAACGCCTGGAGGTGGTCCTGCCCGCGGGGCTCGGCACGTCCGCCGCTACGCCTGCGGCGAACAAGGCGCCGCATCGGCGCGGCGGCGGCGCGGCCAAGAAGTCCGCGGCGGGCGGGGACTCGCTGGTGAGCCCGATGCAGGGCACGATCGTCAAGCTGGTGGCCGCCGACGGGGACACGGTGCACGAGGGCGACACGGTCGTCGTGCTGGAAGCCATGAAGATGGAGCAGCCGCTGGCCGCGCACAAGTCCGGCACGATCACCGGTCTCACGGCGGCCGTGGGCCAGACGGTGACGTCAGGCGCGGTGATCTGCGAGATCAAGGACTCCTGA
- a CDS encoding WXG100 family type VII secretion target, whose translation MSQSMLGGDPAEMQQMASQFTQQSEAVRTTMTALDREAAKVGTAWTGPGAQRFQQAWQNYRTAFQRMTEELAEASRVIGTYRQNIESATK comes from the coding sequence ATGAGCCAGAGTATGCTCGGCGGCGATCCCGCGGAAATGCAGCAGATGGCCAGCCAGTTCACGCAGCAGTCGGAGGCGGTCCGCACCACGATGACCGCGCTCGACCGCGAGGCCGCCAAGGTCGGCACGGCGTGGACGGGTCCCGGAGCGCAGCGTTTCCAGCAGGCCTGGCAGAACTACCGCACGGCCTTCCAGCGCATGACGGAGGAGCTCGCGGAGGCTTCTCGCGTCATCGGCACCTACCGGCAGAACATCGAGTCCGCGACGAAATGA
- a CDS encoding serine/threonine protein kinase, with product MNPLRPGDPEQIGEYAIVGLLGEGPRGEVFLGRESEDAPIVAIKLLPSDPETGPDALAKYLRAKRVSSSYVARVLGAGRLEDRPYVVREYVEGKSLAQVVADDGALSGDALERVAVGVLTALSAVHLAGLSHGSLTPHNVILGADGPRVTDAALGEPVGEVVYQAPEQLAGLQYGPYADVFAWASIIAFAGSGRPPFDGREAVLNAEPEVDVEAEPMRRVLLSALAKEVGQRPTTYSALMQVLGDAGAARPPAAPETVIEGVPVPGVPIPDQGQPTLIEGAPPIHIPLAQGPIQGPPPQGPPMQGPPLQGPPMQSPPLQGPPMQGPPLQGPPIQGPPLQGPPVQGPPMEGYPPVPGPLVQGPPVHGAPVQGPPPMQGMSVPPPVPQQPEAPMWGPPEQDPQPPHQIRLEAMPAGSAAQTPRRGFPVALVAGVGVVVLLSGLGLWGANRYVKLEPVNPASVAQANADQVPVPAGTSVAPVPQGSNPVGADPQQTQPDVPVPWNTTGSTDDSGIGPMILPTDDTSASPPVPELTTMPPTPAPVPTQPIPTTQPTATGSAPVRATPTKKRKHTPTATVTKTVKPSTTPTQEPTPTEEPTPTPTKTTAKPTPTKTTAKPTPTKTTAKPTPTKTTAKPTPTKTTAKPTQPPAKNPYTPQQVCGAGFSIQRSSVFTGGTTYQLWNNSTGQNCVVTMKSADVGKKTPVSATLDVQGGGSATDSGNFEYYAGPVKLPAKGKCVKFSGSVGSQRTSVGWANCG from the coding sequence ATGAACCCTTTGCGCCCTGGTGATCCAGAGCAGATCGGCGAGTACGCCATCGTCGGTCTCCTGGGAGAGGGGCCGCGGGGCGAGGTTTTCCTCGGACGGGAATCCGAAGACGCGCCCATCGTCGCCATCAAGCTGCTCCCGTCCGACCCTGAGACCGGCCCGGACGCGCTGGCCAAATACCTGCGCGCCAAGCGGGTGTCGAGTTCCTACGTGGCCAGGGTGCTGGGCGCCGGCCGGCTGGAGGATCGTCCGTACGTCGTCCGCGAGTACGTCGAGGGCAAGAGCCTCGCCCAGGTGGTGGCGGACGACGGGGCGCTGAGCGGTGACGCGCTCGAGCGGGTCGCGGTCGGGGTGCTGACCGCGCTGTCGGCCGTGCACCTCGCCGGGCTGTCGCACGGATCGCTGACGCCGCACAACGTGATCCTCGGCGCCGACGGTCCGAGAGTGACCGACGCCGCGCTCGGCGAGCCCGTCGGCGAGGTCGTCTACCAGGCTCCCGAGCAGCTCGCCGGCCTGCAGTACGGTCCGTACGCGGACGTGTTCGCCTGGGCCTCGATCATCGCCTTCGCGGGGTCCGGCCGTCCGCCGTTCGACGGGCGGGAGGCGGTGCTGAACGCCGAGCCCGAGGTGGACGTCGAGGCCGAGCCGATGCGCAGGGTGCTGCTGTCGGCACTGGCGAAGGAGGTCGGGCAGCGGCCGACCACGTACAGCGCGCTCATGCAGGTGCTCGGCGACGCCGGCGCCGCCCGGCCGCCGGCCGCACCGGAGACGGTGATCGAAGGCGTTCCGGTCCCAGGCGTGCCGATCCCCGACCAGGGTCAGCCCACGCTCATCGAGGGTGCTCCGCCGATCCACATCCCGCTGGCGCAGGGCCCGATCCAGGGCCCGCCCCCGCAGGGTCCTCCCATGCAGGGCCCTCCGCTGCAGGGTCCGCCCATGCAGAGCCCTCCGCTGCAGGGTCCTCCTATGCAGGGGCCCCCGCTGCAGGGTCCTCCCATACAAGGTCCCCCGCTGCAGGGGCCGCCGGTGCAAGGTCCGCCCATGGAGGGGTACCCGCCCGTGCCGGGGCCGCTGGTGCAGGGGCCACCCGTGCACGGTGCGCCCGTTCAGGGGCCGCCGCCGATGCAGGGCATGAGCGTGCCGCCCCCGGTGCCGCAGCAGCCCGAGGCGCCCATGTGGGGACCGCCGGAGCAGGACCCGCAGCCGCCGCACCAGATCAGGCTGGAGGCGATGCCCGCCGGGTCCGCCGCCCAGACACCGCGCCGGGGCTTCCCCGTGGCGCTGGTCGCCGGCGTCGGAGTGGTGGTGCTCCTGTCCGGCCTGGGCCTGTGGGGCGCCAACAGGTACGTGAAGTTGGAGCCGGTCAACCCTGCCTCCGTGGCTCAGGCCAACGCGGACCAGGTCCCGGTGCCCGCCGGCACCTCGGTGGCTCCCGTGCCGCAGGGCTCCAACCCCGTCGGCGCCGACCCGCAGCAGACGCAGCCCGATGTCCCGGTTCCCTGGAACACCACGGGCAGCACTGACGATTCGGGCATCGGCCCGATGATCCTGCCCACCGACGACACGTCGGCCTCGCCCCCGGTGCCCGAGCTCACGACCATGCCCCCCACGCCGGCCCCGGTGCCCACGCAGCCGATCCCCACCACGCAGCCCACCGCGACGGGATCGGCCCCGGTCCGGGCGACGCCCACCAAGAAGCGCAAGCACACGCCCACGGCCACCGTCACCAAGACGGTGAAGCCGAGCACGACCCCCACCCAGGAGCCCACGCCGACGGAGGAGCCGACGCCGACGCCCACGAAGACGACGGCCAAGCCGACCCCGACGAAGACCACGGCGAAGCCCACTCCCACGAAGACGACGGCCAAGCCGACCCCCACGAAGACCACGGCGAAGCCCACGCCGACCAAGACGACGGCCAAGCCCACGCAGCCGCCGGCGAAGAACCCGTACACGCCTCAGCAGGTGTGCGGGGCCGGCTTCTCCATCCAGCGCTCCAGCGTGTTCACCGGCGGCACCACGTACCAGCTGTGGAACAACAGCACCGGCCAGAACTGCGTGGTCACCATGAAGTCCGCGGACGTGGGCAAGAAGACCCCGGTCAGCGCCACCCTGGACGTCCAGGGCGGGGGCTCGGCCACGGACTCGGGCAACTTCGAGTACTACGCGGGGCCGGTCAAGCTGCCCGCCAAGGGCAAGTGCGTGAAGTTCTCCGGCAGCGTCGGCTCGCAGCGCACCAGCGTCGGCTGGGCCAACTGCGGCTGA
- a CDS encoding GNAT family N-acetyltransferase gives MTYLAVGSRVGIRRVSRRDRSEFLALNRESAEFLAPWMPGTPITTPEAFDAYIERFIGPAHDGFVICRLDTGAIAGRANINNIIRGTHQAGTLGYNAYATTAGRGYMTEGLRLLVQYAFGELALHRLEANIQPSNTASLNLIKRAGFQREGYSPNFQFIDGAWRDHERWAITAEMV, from the coding sequence ATGACCTACCTGGCCGTGGGCAGCCGTGTCGGCATCCGCCGTGTCTCCCGCCGGGACCGCTCCGAGTTCCTGGCCTTGAACAGGGAGAGCGCGGAGTTCCTCGCCCCGTGGATGCCCGGCACGCCCATCACCACACCTGAGGCCTTCGACGCCTACATCGAGCGCTTCATCGGCCCCGCGCACGACGGGTTCGTGATCTGCCGCCTGGACACCGGCGCGATCGCCGGGCGGGCCAACATCAACAACATCATCCGGGGCACCCATCAGGCCGGGACCCTCGGTTACAACGCCTACGCGACCACAGCCGGCCGCGGTTACATGACCGAGGGCCTGCGGCTGCTCGTCCAGTACGCCTTCGGCGAGCTCGCGCTGCACCGCCTGGAGGCGAACATCCAGCCGTCGAACACCGCCTCACTCAACCTGATCAAACGTGCCGGGTTCCAGCGCGAGGGCTACTCACCCAACTTCCAGTTCATCGACGGCGCGTGGCGCGACCACGAGCGTTGGGCCATCACCGCGGAAATGGTCTGA
- a CDS encoding WXG100 family type VII secretion target, giving the protein MSVSDLPEYQQLMEMLRKVTGDPDKITSLAGAWRSASGDLNEFAGELGAAVEVVDDAWKGRSADQFDTYMRKYGRAAEELKGALSSCASSLDGVASALREARTEISAIRKDLVTNAHNYEVRYFANNSEATEEDVKPELRRMVNEALGEARPWLNKAKSAVHKAQGDINRFLTERELLFRDIPDVTLQEFTPAPGRKIEWKPDPGYQTQDRTSLEGHRGGGSAGGGGSTGGYGGYGPSGPPPPGGGPAPTGQVKEWIEQAIEILTRHGVPASKMNANDIWMIIQHESGGNPNAINNWDSNADRGTPSKGLMQTIDPTFNAHKLPGHGNIYDPVDNIIAGVRYAISRYGSVSNVPGVVNTKNGLDYVGY; this is encoded by the coding sequence GTGAGCGTCTCCGACCTGCCGGAGTACCAGCAGCTCATGGAGATGCTCAGGAAGGTGACCGGCGACCCGGACAAGATCACGTCGCTGGCCGGCGCGTGGCGGAGTGCCTCCGGCGACCTCAACGAGTTCGCCGGAGAGTTGGGGGCGGCGGTCGAGGTCGTGGACGACGCCTGGAAGGGCCGCTCGGCCGACCAGTTCGACACCTACATGCGCAAGTACGGCAGGGCCGCCGAGGAACTGAAGGGGGCCCTGTCCAGCTGCGCGTCCTCGCTGGACGGCGTCGCGAGCGCGCTGCGCGAGGCGCGCACCGAGATCAGCGCCATCCGCAAGGACCTGGTCACCAACGCGCACAACTACGAGGTCCGCTACTTCGCGAACAACTCCGAGGCGACCGAGGAGGACGTGAAGCCGGAGCTGCGCAGGATGGTGAACGAGGCGCTCGGCGAGGCCCGGCCGTGGCTGAACAAGGCGAAGAGCGCCGTGCACAAGGCCCAGGGCGACATCAACCGGTTCCTCACCGAACGCGAGCTGCTCTTCCGCGACATCCCGGACGTGACGCTCCAGGAGTTCACGCCGGCGCCCGGACGGAAGATCGAGTGGAAGCCCGACCCCGGCTACCAGACACAGGACCGCACCTCCCTCGAAGGTCACCGAGGCGGCGGCTCTGCGGGCGGCGGCGGCTCCACAGGCGGCTACGGCGGGTACGGCCCGAGCGGTCCGCCCCCGCCCGGCGGCGGGCCCGCGCCGACGGGCCAGGTCAAGGAGTGGATCGAGCAGGCCATCGAGATCCTGACCCGGCACGGCGTGCCCGCCTCGAAGATGAACGCCAACGACATCTGGATGATCATCCAGCACGAGTCCGGCGGGAACCCCAACGCGATCAACAACTGGGACTCGAACGCGGACCGCGGCACGCCGTCCAAGGGCCTGATGCAGACCATCGACCCCACGTTCAACGCCCACAAACTGCCCGGTCACGGAAACATCTACGACCCCGTCGACAACATCATCGCGGGCGTTCGGTACGCGATCTCACGCTACGGATCGGTGTCGAACGTGCCGGGTGTGGTCAACACCAAGAACGGCCTGGACTACGTCGGCTACTGA
- a CDS encoding S8 family serine peptidase produces MIGRALVASVLALQVPLAPATAAREPCNPPRGVLESSESWAQKRLDPKRVWSLSTGAGVRVAIIDSGVDLQHPQIRLAGRADLTGTGYRDCVGHGTAVAGIIGAQYMQGVLFYGMAPGARLLSYKQTNAERSEGLDLLVRAIKSAADQGAEVINVSISTTDQPSLKAAVDYALAKDAVIVAAAGNIKSEDGTPVRDYPASYEGVLAVGAAGPNGLLSEFSNPKTPVAVLGPGQGITSTWPGGSYYKDLKGTSYAAPYVSGVAALVRARFPTLDQAQVRQRIIATADGATGAGKGAGMVNPMQALSAVLPFEPANAPVVAPPPASPLPRGAVAKVPPVDQNAVDLALIIAGSALGLALLVAAARVVIPMGRRRGWRPGRAE; encoded by the coding sequence ATGATTGGTCGCGCCCTTGTGGCGAGCGTGCTCGCCCTGCAGGTTCCGCTGGCGCCCGCGACGGCCGCTCGTGAGCCCTGCAACCCGCCCAGGGGCGTCCTGGAGAGCAGCGAGTCCTGGGCGCAGAAACGGCTCGACCCCAAACGTGTCTGGTCGCTGTCCACCGGCGCCGGCGTGCGTGTGGCGATCATCGACAGCGGCGTCGACCTGCAACATCCGCAGATCCGCCTGGCAGGCAGAGCCGACCTCACCGGCACCGGCTACCGCGACTGCGTAGGGCACGGGACCGCGGTGGCGGGCATCATCGGCGCACAATACATGCAGGGCGTGCTCTTCTACGGCATGGCGCCGGGCGCGCGGCTGCTGTCGTACAAGCAGACCAACGCCGAGCGGTCCGAGGGGCTCGACCTGCTTGTGAGGGCCATCAAGTCGGCCGCCGACCAGGGGGCCGAGGTCATCAACGTGTCGATCTCGACGACGGACCAGCCCTCGCTCAAGGCGGCCGTGGACTACGCGCTCGCCAAGGACGCCGTCATCGTGGCCGCCGCGGGCAACATCAAGAGCGAGGACGGCACCCCTGTCCGCGACTACCCGGCGTCCTACGAGGGCGTCCTGGCGGTGGGCGCGGCCGGGCCGAACGGCCTCCTGTCCGAATTCTCCAACCCCAAGACGCCTGTCGCCGTGCTCGGTCCGGGCCAGGGCATCACCTCGACCTGGCCGGGAGGTTCCTACTACAAGGACCTCAAGGGGACCAGCTACGCGGCCCCGTACGTGTCCGGGGTGGCGGCGCTCGTCCGGGCCCGCTTCCCCACCCTGGACCAGGCCCAGGTGCGGCAGCGCATCATCGCGACGGCCGACGGCGCCACCGGCGCGGGGAAGGGCGCCGGCATGGTCAACCCCATGCAGGCGCTCAGCGCCGTCCTTCCCTTCGAGCCCGCGAACGCCCCCGTGGTCGCCCCGCCTCCGGCCAGCCCGCTCCCGCGTGGAGCCGTGGCAAAGGTCCCGCCCGTGGACCAGAACGCGGTCGACCTCGCCCTCATCATCGCCGGGTCGGCGCTGGGACTGGCGCTGCTCGTGGCCGCCGCCCGCGTCGTGATCCCCATGGGCCGGCGCAGGGGCTGGCGGCCCGGACGCGCCGAGTGA
- a CDS encoding SDR family NAD(P)-dependent oxidoreductase: MREVVVTGGGTGIGYAIAAAFSSLGDHVTITGRREHVLKEAAERLGAAYAAFNAASPVAVKEALDSLPSRVDVLVNNAGGNTNLDRRQPDDLMDVAEAWWANLNANLMSAVLVTTALAPRMSKGGRIVSIGSIAARGTGSGSYGAAKAAIESWTADLAAELGPRGITANVVSPGLVLDTEFFRGRLTEDGIRARVENTRNGRPGTPSDVADTVLYLASAGAGHVTGQVLHVNGGAYLGR, from the coding sequence ATGCGCGAGGTTGTGGTGACCGGCGGCGGCACCGGGATCGGCTACGCGATCGCCGCGGCGTTCTCCTCGCTGGGCGACCACGTCACGATCACCGGCCGCCGCGAGCACGTGCTGAAAGAGGCCGCCGAACGGCTCGGCGCGGCGTACGCGGCCTTCAACGCCGCCAGCCCCGTCGCCGTCAAGGAGGCGCTCGACAGCCTGCCGTCGCGCGTGGACGTGCTCGTCAACAACGCCGGCGGCAACACCAACCTCGACCGCAGGCAGCCGGACGACCTGATGGACGTGGCCGAGGCGTGGTGGGCCAATCTCAACGCCAACCTGATGTCCGCCGTGCTGGTCACGACCGCGCTGGCGCCGCGCATGAGCAAGGGCGGCCGGATCGTGTCGATCGGCTCGATCGCCGCCCGCGGCACGGGCTCCGGCTCCTACGGCGCCGCCAAGGCCGCCATCGAGTCCTGGACCGCCGACCTGGCCGCCGAGCTGGGCCCCAGGGGCATCACCGCGAACGTCGTCTCCCCCGGCCTGGTCCTGGACACCGAGTTCTTCCGCGGCCGCCTCACGGAGGACGGCATCAGGGCCCGCGTGGAGAACACGCGTAACGGCCGGCCTGGCACTCCATCTGACGTGGCGGATACCGTTCTGTACCTGGCCTCCGCGGGAGCCGGGCACGTCACCGGGCAGGTGCTCCACGTCAACGGCGGCGCGTACCTGGGCCGCTGA